Proteins encoded by one window of Funiculus sociatus GB2-C1:
- a CDS encoding gluconeogenesis factor YvcK family protein gives MSNAIFKQALRTLRQESHIPWGLNSRTPHRVNSWFKWLAPGLLVKRWLVISAGGVLLTTLGLAIWVKLTPIFWLIQFIGELLETITTILPNYVSGPIAIAFGVFLIFLGQTRSMGAITSVLKPSSDEQLIDVLLAHRKLNRGPKIVAIGGGTGLSTLLRGLKHYSANITAIVTVADDGGSSGRLRREIGVLPPGDIRNCIAALADQEKLLTELFQYRFKAGDGLVGHSFGNLFLTAMSDITGDLERAIAASSQVLAVRGRVLPATLSDVRLWAELEDGRRIEGESSITEAGGKIKKIGCIPSNPPALPKALQAIHEADYIIIGPGSLYTSVIPNLLVPEIAAAIAQKQVPIIYVCNIMTQPGETQSYTVSDHIRAIDAACGQQLFNAVLVHKKVPSAHTLIRYAQESSHPVFLDREAVGELGRRIVLANVMDEDEETGYVRHDPQRLARILLRWYSRAQGIELGVGS, from the coding sequence ATGTCAAACGCTATTTTTAAACAAGCCTTACGCACCCTGAGACAAGAGTCGCACATCCCGTGGGGTTTGAACTCCAGAACTCCCCACCGAGTCAATAGCTGGTTTAAATGGTTGGCTCCCGGATTGTTGGTAAAACGTTGGTTGGTGATTAGTGCGGGTGGTGTGCTGCTAACCACTTTGGGTTTGGCAATTTGGGTGAAGCTGACACCGATTTTTTGGTTGATTCAGTTCATTGGGGAGCTACTGGAAACGATTACCACCATCCTTCCTAACTATGTGTCTGGCCCGATTGCGATCGCTTTCGGGGTGTTTTTGATTTTTTTGGGGCAAACTCGCTCTATGGGAGCGATTACCTCGGTGCTGAAGCCCTCATCAGATGAACAACTGATTGATGTGCTGTTAGCTCATCGTAAACTGAACCGAGGTCCAAAAATTGTCGCAATTGGCGGCGGTACGGGGCTTTCTACTTTGCTTAGAGGATTGAAGCACTACAGCGCCAATATTACGGCTATTGTCACTGTGGCAGATGATGGCGGCTCTAGCGGTCGTCTGCGGCGGGAAATTGGGGTGCTACCTCCTGGGGATATTCGCAACTGTATAGCGGCTTTGGCAGACCAGGAGAAGTTATTAACAGAACTGTTTCAATACCGCTTTAAGGCTGGGGATGGTTTAGTAGGTCACAGTTTTGGTAACTTGTTCTTAACGGCGATGAGCGATATTACTGGAGATTTGGAGAGAGCGATCGCTGCTAGTTCCCAAGTTTTAGCTGTGCGGGGACGGGTGTTACCAGCAACATTGAGTGATGTTCGTCTCTGGGCAGAATTAGAAGATGGGCGGCGGATTGAAGGAGAGTCCAGCATCACGGAAGCGGGGGGTAAAATTAAAAAAATTGGTTGCATTCCCAGCAATCCCCCAGCCTTGCCCAAAGCTTTACAGGCAATTCATGAAGCCGATTATATTATCATTGGCCCTGGTAGCCTTTATACCAGCGTGATCCCGAATTTGTTAGTACCGGAAATTGCCGCAGCGATCGCTCAAAAACAAGTTCCGATCATTTACGTCTGTAACATTATGACCCAGCCAGGGGAAACCCAAAGCTACACTGTCTCAGACCACATCCGCGCCATTGACGCTGCTTGCGGTCAACAATTATTTAACGCCGTCCTGGTACATAAAAAAGTTCCCTCTGCTCATACTCTGATTCGATATGCTCAGGAAAGTTCTCATCCGGTTTTTTTAGACAGAGAAGCTGTAGGAGAGTTGGGGCGAAGAATTGTTCTGGCGAATGTGATGGATGAGGATGAAGAAACAGGTTATGTAAGGCACGATCCTCAACGTCTAGCTAGGATTTTGCTGAGGTGGTATAGTCGCGCTCAAGGGATAGAGTTAGGAGTTGGAAGTTAG
- a CDS encoding CPBP family glutamic-type intramembrane protease, with amino-acid sequence MTIKRLILGLLTILAIVQVALSLQGSWSQPQIQSRLELYQTNLLLHATEWQPENSGGSNLTTARNAILGDEPLKAAQKQYQDALSEDKNTLAKLQGQLKKLQVEADTDPNKLDLQQLLLSIDKLKKVIDELYLRVGILQVPGETDAAIATWKETGERSRSQTANVLIGLWSNPPRLLPNAQEQIEQHLDGWFRYRALSKLYELQERTEALSALKAQEQEIAEQAVFKLAMVATVPLFGVIVGIGLLIFLLAGRLIKGKESLLAHNGDVKWTTPWNGETIWQVFVVGFFFIGQFLLPIFFSLLPLNRASFDSRTQALFVLATYLFLAIPCLLVLYFSIKPFFPLPEGWFRFDWRGNWILWGLGGYLVALPLVIIVSLINQKLWQGQGGSNPILPIALEGRDSVALTIFFLTAAVAAPLFEEFLFRGFLLPSLTRYMPVWGAIAVSSLLFAVVHLHLSEILPLATLGFVLGTVYTRSRNLLAPMLLHSLWNSATLVSLFILGSGST; translated from the coding sequence ATGACAATTAAGCGGTTGATTTTGGGGTTGCTGACAATTTTGGCTATTGTCCAAGTTGCCCTGTCCTTGCAAGGCAGCTGGAGTCAGCCTCAGATTCAAAGTCGTTTGGAATTGTACCAAACGAATCTGTTGCTGCACGCAACCGAGTGGCAGCCGGAAAATTCCGGTGGCTCAAATTTGACGACCGCCCGTAACGCCATCTTGGGTGACGAACCCTTAAAAGCTGCCCAAAAGCAGTATCAGGATGCACTTTCGGAGGATAAAAATACCCTCGCAAAGCTCCAAGGGCAACTGAAAAAGCTGCAAGTTGAAGCTGATACAGATCCAAATAAATTGGATCTGCAGCAATTACTTTTGTCAATAGACAAGTTAAAAAAAGTGATTGATGAGCTGTACTTGCGAGTGGGAATCTTACAGGTGCCAGGAGAAACGGATGCAGCGATCGCAACCTGGAAAGAGACGGGTGAGCGATCGCGCTCTCAAACGGCTAATGTTTTGATCGGGCTTTGGAGCAATCCCCCGCGCCTGTTGCCAAATGCCCAGGAGCAAATTGAACAGCATTTAGACGGTTGGTTCCGCTATCGCGCTTTAAGCAAGCTGTACGAATTACAGGAGCGAACAGAGGCGCTTTCGGCTCTCAAAGCACAAGAACAGGAAATAGCCGAACAAGCAGTTTTTAAATTAGCAATGGTCGCTACAGTGCCGCTTTTCGGGGTAATTGTCGGCATAGGATTGCTAATTTTTCTGTTAGCTGGACGATTGATTAAGGGAAAAGAATCCCTTCTGGCTCACAATGGCGATGTTAAATGGACAACACCCTGGAATGGGGAAACTATCTGGCAAGTGTTTGTTGTCGGCTTTTTCTTTATCGGTCAATTTCTGCTGCCGATCTTTTTCAGCTTACTGCCGCTAAACCGAGCCAGCTTCGATAGTCGGACGCAAGCTTTGTTCGTTCTAGCTACTTACCTATTTTTGGCAATTCCGTGTCTTTTAGTGCTGTATTTCTCCATAAAACCATTTTTTCCGCTGCCTGAAGGTTGGTTTCGCTTTGATTGGCGGGGAAACTGGATTTTGTGGGGATTGGGAGGCTACTTGGTAGCGCTACCGCTGGTGATCATAGTGTCGCTGATTAACCAAAAACTATGGCAGGGACAAGGCGGGAGTAATCCGATTCTCCCAATTGCCCTAGAGGGACGGGATAGCGTGGCACTGACGATATTTTTCTTGACGGCGGCTGTGGCGGCACCGCTGTTTGAGGAATTTTTGTTTCGCGGGTTTCTGTTGCCGTCTTTGACTCGTTACATGCCAGTGTGGGGCGCGATCGCGGTCTCTAGCTTACTATTTGCTGTTGTTCACCTCCACCTCTCGGAAATCCTGCCTTTGGCGACTTTGGGGTTTGTTTTGGGTACAGTTTACACGCGATCGCGCAACCTCCTCGCCCCCATGCTCCTCCACTCTCTCTGGAATAGCGCCACCCTTGTGAGTCTCTTCATCTTAGGCAGTGGCTCTACATGA
- the ruvC gene encoding crossover junction endodeoxyribonuclease RuvC yields the protein MEKRILGLDPGLATLGFGVILCKPPDCLAVANLPAAKRPVKTAPEVATLLDFGVIQTSAKTEMGERLRTIYDDLHTLLDQWEPDLVAIEKLFFYRMGNTILVAQARGIMVLVLAQHGIPYVEFTPAQIKQGLTGMGNADKSEVQQAVARELNLDYIPKPDDAADALAVALTAWYGQ from the coding sequence ATGGAAAAGCGAATTTTAGGATTAGACCCTGGACTTGCCACATTAGGATTTGGCGTAATTCTCTGCAAACCACCTGACTGCTTAGCTGTGGCGAATCTTCCTGCTGCCAAGCGCCCAGTAAAAACCGCGCCAGAAGTAGCAACATTGCTGGATTTTGGTGTTATCCAAACCTCCGCCAAAACGGAGATGGGAGAACGACTCCGCACAATTTACGACGATTTGCACACTTTGCTGGATCAGTGGGAACCCGATTTGGTGGCGATTGAGAAATTGTTCTTCTATCGGATGGGGAACACAATTTTGGTGGCTCAAGCGCGGGGGATAATGGTGTTAGTGTTGGCCCAGCACGGTATCCCCTATGTTGAATTTACGCCAGCACAGATTAAGCAGGGGCTTACTGGCATGGGTAATGCTGATAAGTCAGAAGTGCAGCAAGCCGTAGCGCGGGAATTAAATTTAGACTATATTCCCAAGCCAGACGATGCCGCAGATGCCCTTGCGGTGGCGCTGACAGCGTGGTATGGGCAGTAG
- the tsaE gene encoding tRNA (adenosine(37)-N6)-threonylcarbamoyltransferase complex ATPase subunit type 1 TsaE yields MQVISLLDATATRSLGVNLGRSLSAGSTILLEGDLGAGKTTLVQGIGEGLGIIDPIVSPTFTLINEYREGRIPLYHLDLYRLEPTEVTALNLETYWEGIEVPLGIVAIEWAERLQYKPLNFLSIHLTYSADNGRQAELVPAGAFNLGSLKI; encoded by the coding sequence TTGCAAGTAATTTCTCTACTAGATGCAACAGCTACGCGATCGCTGGGCGTAAATCTTGGGCGATCGCTAAGTGCTGGTAGTACGATTTTGCTAGAAGGAGACTTGGGTGCTGGCAAAACTACTCTCGTTCAAGGCATTGGTGAAGGCTTGGGCATTATCGATCCAATTGTTAGTCCCACCTTCACCTTAATTAACGAGTATCGAGAAGGACGCATTCCTCTGTATCACCTGGATTTATACCGCTTAGAACCTACCGAAGTGACAGCGTTAAACTTGGAAACTTACTGGGAAGGCATTGAAGTCCCTTTGGGCATTGTCGCCATTGAATGGGCGGAACGTTTGCAGTATAAACCGTTAAACTTCTTGAGCATCCACTTAACTTATTCAGCTGATAATGGTCGTCAAGCTGAACTTGTCCCAGCAGGTGCATTTAATTTGGGGTCATTAAAGATTTAA
- a CDS encoding histidine phosphatase family protein, with the protein MNTRVILVRHGQSSYNTERRIQGRCDESILTEKGRVTAGQLGAALGGIKFDAIYTSPLQRAKQTAEVIVSCLATPAPLQASDKLMEIDLPAWEKMLSSEVKEKFSEDYRCWQERPHELRMMIQEAEGVREHFPVLALYAQARQFWQEILPRHAGGTILLVGHNGINRALIANAIAMSPERYHSIQQSNCGISVLNFADGWGKPAQLESMNLTAHVGETLPSFRPGHKGLRLLLVRHGETEWNRQKRFQGQIDVPLNDNGREQAEKAAEFLKDVQIDFAVSSPLLRPKETAEIILKYHPHVQIELQPPLAEISHGLWEGKFEEEIELTYPGMLEQWRDYPQTVQMPEGENLQQVWERSVAAWQMAIASYSGDQPKTGLVVAHDATNKVLLCHILGLKPENFWSIKQGNGAVTVIDYPQGPDGIPVLQAMNITTHLGGGVLDKTAAGAL; encoded by the coding sequence CTGAATACTCGTGTCATTCTCGTGCGTCATGGTCAGAGCAGCTATAACACTGAGCGTAGAATTCAGGGCCGCTGTGATGAATCAATTTTGACCGAAAAAGGTCGTGTCACTGCTGGTCAACTTGGTGCTGCTCTAGGTGGCATAAAATTTGATGCAATCTATACCAGTCCCTTACAAAGAGCAAAACAGACAGCAGAGGTAATCGTATCCTGTTTGGCGACACCTGCGCCCTTACAAGCGTCAGATAAGCTGATGGAAATCGATTTGCCTGCTTGGGAGAAAATGCTTTCTTCTGAGGTGAAGGAGAAATTTTCCGAAGATTATCGCTGCTGGCAGGAACGTCCCCACGAACTGCGAATGATGATACAGGAAGCGGAGGGCGTGAGGGAACATTTTCCAGTTTTAGCTCTTTACGCGCAAGCGCGACAGTTTTGGCAGGAAATTCTCCCGCGCCATGCGGGGGGAACTATTTTATTGGTGGGGCATAACGGCATCAATCGAGCTTTGATTGCGAATGCGATCGCTATGTCACCTGAGCGTTACCATTCGATTCAGCAGTCGAACTGTGGCATCAGCGTACTAAATTTTGCTGATGGCTGGGGCAAACCTGCTCAATTAGAGTCGATGAATTTGACTGCTCATGTGGGCGAAACTCTGCCTAGTTTTCGTCCGGGACATAAGGGGTTACGTTTGTTGCTGGTACGCCACGGCGAAACTGAGTGGAATCGTCAGAAACGCTTTCAGGGACAAATTGATGTCCCGCTTAACGACAATGGGCGAGAACAAGCCGAAAAAGCGGCTGAATTTCTCAAAGATGTGCAAATTGACTTTGCTGTTAGTAGTCCACTGCTGCGTCCCAAGGAAACAGCGGAAATTATTCTCAAATATCATCCCCATGTCCAGATTGAACTACAGCCACCTTTGGCGGAAATCAGTCACGGACTGTGGGAAGGGAAATTTGAGGAAGAAATTGAGCTAACGTACCCAGGTATGTTGGAACAGTGGCGAGATTACCCCCAGACCGTGCAGATGCCAGAGGGAGAAAATTTGCAGCAGGTGTGGGAACGCAGCGTAGCCGCTTGGCAAATGGCGATCGCATCTTATTCTGGAGATCAGCCAAAAACTGGTTTAGTGGTGGCTCACGATGCCACTAACAAAGTTTTGCTTTGTCACATTTTAGGTTTAAAGCCAGAAAATTTCTGGAGCATTAAGCAGGGTAATGGGGCAGTCACCGTAATCGATTATCCCCAAGGCCCGGATGGTATACCAGTGCTGCAAGCGATGAATATCACAACTCACTTAGGGGGAGGTGTTCTGGATAAAACGGCTGCTGGTGCGTTGTAA
- the lepB gene encoding signal peptidase I gives MTDVQNQEPDSKTQQQVENPFIEGIKTIGLSAILAFGIRSFVAEARYIPSGSMLPTLQINDRLIIDKVSYKFTSPERGDIVVFNPTEALEKQNFHDAFIKRVIGIPGDKVEVKGGRVYVNDQALREKYIDEQPNYRYGPVKVPPNAYLVLGDNRNNSYDSHYWGFVPRDKIIGRAIVRFWPLNRAGEVDQSPVDSSDK, from the coding sequence ATGACTGACGTGCAGAATCAAGAACCAGACAGCAAAACCCAACAACAAGTTGAAAATCCCTTTATAGAGGGAATTAAAACGATTGGGCTTAGCGCCATTTTAGCCTTTGGAATTCGCTCTTTTGTAGCAGAAGCACGCTACATCCCTTCCGGATCGATGCTACCAACGCTACAAATCAATGACCGTCTGATTATAGACAAGGTTAGTTACAAGTTTACCTCTCCAGAACGGGGAGACATTGTAGTATTTAATCCCACCGAAGCCCTAGAAAAGCAAAATTTCCACGATGCCTTCATTAAGCGGGTGATTGGTATACCGGGAGACAAGGTAGAGGTGAAAGGGGGACGAGTTTATGTCAACGATCAAGCCTTGCGGGAAAAATATATAGACGAACAGCCTAATTACCGTTATGGCCCAGTGAAGGTGCCACCTAACGCTTATTTGGTACTTGGTGATAATCGCAACAACAGCTATGATAGCCATTACTGGGGTTTTGTCCCCCGCGACAAGATAATTGGTCGGGCGATAGTACGTTTCTGGCCTTTGAATCGCGCCGGAGAAGTGGATCAGTCTCCAGTTGATTCCTCGGATAAGTGA
- a CDS encoding dihydroorotase: MNSELLQQVRVIDPVSGTDQIADVLIADGYIKAIETQISANPAETSVRDCRGLVLGPGLVDLYSHSGEPGFEERETLVTLVSAGAAGGFTRLTILPDTLPAIDNPAGLAYLQQSTIRNPQSKIGFWGALTLGVQGQQMTELAELAAAGVVGFADGKPISNLALLRRILEYLQPLGKPVALWACDRHLSTNGVMREGAASIRFGLPGNPAIAETSALAALLEVVESTGTTVHIMRVSTGRSVKLIQDAKARGLPITASTTWMHLLLNAEDVGSYNPSLRLEPPLGNPSDQAALIEGVRSGVLDAIAIDHTPYTYEEKTVAFAEAPAGAIGLELALPLLWHILVENGDWSSLELWRVLSTRPAQCLQQKPAAIAAGQLAEIILFDPQLTWKVERQNLKSLSLNTPWLGQQLQGRVVQNWSHG, from the coding sequence ATGAATAGTGAACTACTTCAACAAGTAAGGGTAATAGATCCTGTTTCTGGAACTGACCAGATTGCCGATGTTCTGATTGCGGATGGTTACATAAAAGCAATCGAAACTCAAATTTCTGCAAATCCCGCAGAAACATCGGTGCGGGATTGTCGTGGATTGGTGCTGGGGCCAGGACTGGTGGATTTATACAGCCACTCCGGTGAACCTGGGTTTGAAGAACGGGAAACCTTAGTAACGCTTGTTTCCGCGGGGGCGGCTGGAGGCTTTACCCGGTTGACAATTTTGCCGGACACATTGCCAGCTATCGATAACCCAGCTGGTTTAGCTTATCTTCAACAATCCACAATCCGAAATCCACAATCGAAAATTGGATTTTGGGGTGCTTTAACTTTGGGTGTGCAAGGCCAGCAAATGACAGAGTTGGCAGAACTTGCAGCGGCTGGAGTGGTGGGTTTTGCTGATGGTAAGCCGATATCGAATTTGGCGCTGCTGCGAAGAATTTTGGAATATCTTCAGCCTCTAGGAAAACCAGTGGCTTTGTGGGCTTGCGATCGCCATCTTTCTACCAATGGGGTGATGCGAGAAGGTGCGGCTTCAATTCGTTTTGGTTTGCCAGGAAATCCCGCGATCGCGGAAACATCTGCTCTGGCTGCTTTGTTGGAAGTGGTAGAATCCACTGGCACGACCGTCCACATCATGCGCGTTTCTACAGGTCGCAGCGTTAAGCTAATTCAGGATGCTAAGGCGCGGGGTTTGCCAATAACGGCGAGTACCACTTGGATGCACTTGCTGCTGAATGCTGAGGATGTGGGGAGTTATAATCCTTCTTTACGTCTGGAACCACCTCTGGGCAACCCATCTGACCAAGCAGCATTAATTGAGGGTGTGCGGAGTGGGGTACTTGATGCGATCGCTATTGACCACACTCCCTACACTTACGAAGAAAAAACCGTCGCCTTCGCCGAAGCACCAGCAGGCGCGATTGGTTTAGAGTTAGCTTTGCCGCTACTTTGGCACATCCTGGTCGAGAATGGCGACTGGAGTTCTTTAGAACTGTGGCGGGTTTTGAGTACCCGTCCCGCCCAGTGTTTACAACAAAAACCAGCTGCGATCGCAGCTGGTCAACTCGCTGAAATTATTTTATTTGACCCCCAACTAACTTGGAAAGTCGAGAGGCAAAACCTCAAATCCCTCTCACTCAACACTCCCTGGCTAGGTCAACAGTTGCAGGGTCGCGTCGTCCAAAATTGGAGTCACGGCTAA